The genomic window CTAGCGGCAGTGTGCATTATGAGGAATGTATAGACTGGCTGTGTGATTTTGAGAATCTACTGAACCTCTCTGTGCTTCAGTTTTTCATCTCTAAGTAGAATGATACCGGGATCTACCTTAGTCAGCCATTGTAAGAATTAAATTAGTTCAATCATGTCCATTCCATGGAGGCGTGGCTGTTCTAGAATAAGAGTTCCACAGTTGCTCATCTTCCATTTCTACCAGGACATAAATGCCAGGAAATCCAGCATTGTTTTCTTGTGATTATTCACCATGCTATCCCCAGAACTATATTTGTTTGGAGAATAAAATGTgagtttttatatttctgtatttctttaattattaaaaagggAAGTAGGAAGTATCAGGACAGGTTGACATGAAGTAGCCTGATTTaacaccctcccccacacctcccactTCAGACACTCAAGGGTCCATGaaaaacacagaaagagaaaTGTCAATCCTTTGCATTTTTAATAACACTTAGCCCTTTGCAATATGCTTTCCCATATTCACTCAGAACTCTGTGAAGCAGTCAGGGCAGAAAATCAGGAAGCAGCATGCTGAGTTTAAGACAAGAACCCAACTataaaaaacaggaaaacaaaatatctagCAAAGTTTCATCAGTGTGGGTAGGATAACCAGTagggccctctctctctctctctctctctctctctctctctctctctctctctctctctctctctctccctctctctctctctttttgaatattttctgttttgacCATGAGCATATGCTATTTTAGGGCTGGATACACTGGACTTCAaagaataaaggagaaagaagagaaaactgtTAGTCCAGATGGCGTCCTGGTTTAGGGAGCAGTCAAACCAACCTGAACTTCAGCAGAGGCTGGAAGATGTCCACATTTCACAGCCTCCATGGAGAGGCTCTTATTTACAGAAAGATATTACAAGGTGGCAGACCTCACTCAGCAGTACAGCACATGCTGCATATGTGGGAGGTCTTCAGATGGACCCCtggcacaagcacacacacacacatacacacacacaaacacacagagagagagagagagagagagagagcaaataaattaaaaagtaaaatgagacCAGTGTTCCAAAGTGGCAGACCTTTCTTTGGTCTTTAAAATCAGTCAAACCTTTCCCCTGTCATTTCTGAACAATATGACCTTAAGATTTTTAATCTCCCGATCTGTTGGTTTTCAATATGCAAAATGGAGACACAAATAGTACCTTCCTTCTGGGTTTTACTAAGAATTAAATATGATTATGTTGAAAGGCACCTGGAACATAGTAAATAAAGAAGATGCTGTTATTTGAGGACTCTCCTATAACTTGGAAATCTACCACTTCCTCATCAGTCATAGAATACAAACAAGAACAAGAATCCATTTCACTCAGTAATGTATCCTGAAGGACATGAGTTAAATCTAGCAAATTTTtgatactttattaaaaaatggaataataaatttCCATTTATGGAAATGATAACAAATGATACTAAATGGAATGATTTCAttaaatgataaaagaaattaatgataaagacacaaaaaaaaagaactgggaagAGGAAAGATTTCCCCAAGTTCACATAAGCATGTGGAAAAATCTTCTAATTCTATTGACTATAGGTACTATTCAAGGAAATTTTATTCTGCACTatttaaagatgaagaaattgagcTCCTCCTCAATTCCCATTTCCAGTTAAAGGACAGAATACAAGGATAGAGCTGTGGTAACATACACCTTCAACAATGCTTCCATATTTTTTTTGAGAGGCATAGCCCCATATTTGTGAATAGAATATTTCTAATCTATACTacacattatgtatatatgtacatatatacatattttttttcttacagctcTGAAGAAAGGCTCAGATCTGGAAAAAGCCATTGCCACCATAGCCCTGATTTTCAGAAATTCTTCTGACCCTGATGGTAAACTTGGAAAAGCTACAGCCAAAAATCTGCTGCAAACACAATTTAGGAATTTTACAGAGGTAAGAGAAATAACAGGGACAAAGAAACAGGGAACACACCATCCTATCTTACCCTGAAGGTCACGAATTAGCTAAAAGGCATCAttatattactttaaatttttaaaaaatgattattgatGGATTGGAGtggatagtacagaaggtaggccTCCTGTCGTGCGCACACCAACttaggttccatctccagcacctcatatggtcttctgagcccaccaggaataatctttgagttcagaaccaagagtaagctctaagcactgtcaggtgtggcacaacaacaacagcaataacaaaagtTTATTGAGCACTACTTTATGCTGAAAGATGAGCTTAGCAGAGCAGACAGCTTTGCTAACTACCTTTGGGAATGATATTGTAAAAGAGctatttttacattttccttcaaaaagtgttattttaaaatgttcaatattaaacatgttttccttggTTGGGGGAACACTCTCAAAATGTTCTCAAAAGGTTGGGTGGTACCTCCATGCCATTCTTGGCCAACTAGGCTGGCACTTCAATGTGAGGTACAATGAGGCAGTGATGCTCAGTTCTGTGGGATCAGCCAGTCCCCCCAATCTTTACCGGGAAAGTGCTGGAGGCATATAAGGCTGACGCTCAGTGATGCTCACGAGGAGGGTCATGTAGGTCTAGGAGTCAAACCGAGTCAGAGGCATGAGATCACACATCCAGGTCACTTTAGGACTCTCCCTTCTTTGCTGGATTGAGAGGAATTATAAAGCAGACACTGTTGAGGGGAGAGTGGAGGGCAACTCACCTCGTGGTATCTACCTCCTTCTCTTTGGTTAAACTAACCTTGGCGTAaacaagaattgaaaaaaaatgttgtgttAGACCAACCATGTCTGTGTGCACTTCCCTGAGGCAGACATGTGTTCCAGAGTGATTGGAACAAATAAAAGACTATTCATGATTAACTGGGCTCTCCCCCAAAATACTCATGGAGAGCCCTCTGGTAAACTGAGCTGGACTTTTTGGTTGAGGCCAGGGTTCTCAGGAGATTATCTTCTTTTTCATAAATCAATTTGCATAGTCTTAGCATTCTGTAACCAGTCATACTTGAGCACATAAAAGCAAGCTACTCAGgtccagctccacaactaatctcaGAAAGAGCGATGAGAAACTCAAGCCTTCCAGGCGGAACCAGTCTTCATGCTGAAATCTCTGAAGGGTTCTTGGAATGGGGATGGGAAGATTCCACCTGTTACCCACCTGTTGCcgcccctgcacacacctgccATCTTACCAGCAGGAAAACGGCCCAGATCCACAACTAATCTCAAAAAGAACATGATGGAACcaaatcttcccaggtagactgaCTGGCTCACAGCTCTCAGGTTGGGGCttgcagattcccctttctgcccaaAGACACAGCAGCCCACAGTCACACTTGGCACTTTCCAACATAGAAATGTCCCAGCCCCACAACTCAACTGCGTGCACCACACCAGCAAATATTAGGCCCGTAGGATCCATCACATCTCAAGTGAAAGTTACATAGAAAACCACCAAGCTTGatgagcctaaacaataacacagaagacagCTCAACTAGTATCAGCCAGCccagtaaatccttagacaatgactttagttACACCATTGTAGGATATGATAATTATtacatatttactattttttaaacaagTGGTTTATTTAAACAAGACACTTGACTTGAAGGGAAAACTATCTAGAATTAATTTCTTTTAGAGTAACTTATCCCTGTTTAAAGACTGATTGCCAGACATGTAACAGCAACGTACAAAAAAGCTATAAAGTTGTCTTTGGTTTTACAATGATAAatggaaaacattaaaattctcCAATCAAGCAAGGTCTGGcaagaatttttttgttatttttgtttgttgatggTTTTTTATTAAACATTGAGAGCAAAATAACCTACTGGAATATAAAGATAAGAGCTGAATGAACATAATGAAGAAAGGGGGTATCTTCACAGAACCAGAATTTTTCCCCATCTTGTCTCTAACTGATGTCGATCAAAATATACCACTGGCCACTTagctttaaaaaatgcaatactTGTGTGTAAAACACTACACACGCTGAAGGGTGTGTGCTCGctggctctccaggcggctctgtctcaccgcccgcgttcggtgctctgaagccactgtgtatgggctggatcaggaaggctgttggccaaggactggcaagggaagaacaaggaccaagctggttgctgattagttactgtttattcaatctttcatctcatTCACTTtttctcctcattcctccatcccactttcTCGATTCTCCTCTTTCATTCTGGACCCCCTttgctagtctctccccctacttgtctctctccaccttgccctctaggctacacacagtcagatagcaaaatcaacataaaaaagcccttcctgaaggctggcaggcaaaatacctcttaaggttttcctccttccttagtccaagaactcattaacatcttaatactagttatttttgtatggacacagtaagaaatacattgaggcttatagggcagctctcctggcaacaacttgccacagactcagactgcagcactcaggccagattaatcattcctaaccctagcagggtacgaaactagttatcactgtttggatcatgatagcatttgtccatgaccaagctcttaacttacagttaagcattaggcactttggccaggcccatctcgatgccagggtagcacacaactcactgctcgtcccgtccctcatcaggaccctgcttttgggggtgctaggaagtaagggcagctgaagcttaggttctagagaacagatgcccaggaggaaaataacatgcagagtcaaatgactcccaggttacaaaagcatagcatttgctacagtcttcctgtgcccatacaaaaggacttggctctgaataaactatgtaaaggactcaaggagaagagaaaaacaatatttacaagtcaacagaacacaaagaaagaagttacaaataaacacagaggaatgggagcactgtggtgggagtaacccagtaaatctaaactacctgaggctatgttatcctacacttgtgCACATACATCAGTTACTTTCTGTACAATGAAGGAATGGGTAAGGGGACAATGAGATAATAGAGAAAACTATACATAATAGTCAGCACATATTGGAATCGAATTGTGGTTTTCTAATTGTGAACATCTTCTTGGTCTGGAGGAATTGAGTTTTAAAGTAAAGTAGCAGGTTCTCTTTTTAAGTAGATCCGTCCTGTCTGCTGCTGGAACACATCAATTGTATCCACATCCTCCATTTCCAACATtgtggtgtgtctgtgttatTGATTTGTTGCCTGTCACATCAGAATCTGAATTGCCTCATTGACAAACCCTGTTGTTCACCATGGGCTTTCATTAGTTTACTAAGTGGTGTATGCCTCTTACTCTTAAGCTGCACCACAGAACCATCCTGACCCGCCATCTTCAAATTAACATGATCATTGTTCTCAGTCTTGATGCCTTCCTTGGGCTTTTTATCGCCTGTGGAGTACAATAGAACTCTCCTCAGTAATCACTTCACAGAAGAGTTACCAGGTCCACAACAAAAGAGCATACAAACAGTTCAGGAGTGGCAGAAGAGGCATAAATTGGCTTTTgctgatctaagttttgatacttccatttgcctttgtgttgaaATAAAGTACTATGAAGTATTGTTGAAATAATACTATGAAgtattatgttaaaataaaatactatgaagTTTTGCAAGGGGGCAGACTGGGATGGTGGGTGAAAAATTGGGGACATTGCTGGAGAGGTCACACTGAGGGTGAGATTTGTGTTAGAACTTCTAATGTTTGGTCAGTTCCTAGGTGGCTGGGCCTCAGTGAACTTCATTTGTTTAGTACTGCATGCAGTACTAAAAATGAGACCTACAGCTATCTCTGACTTTTAATCCATATGCCTTTTATTAATGGGTTTGTCAATTCTTGCCCCTTGGTAGAATCTGGTCCTTCCAACAGCATTCCACTCACTCTCTCGAAGTGAAGCTGATGTGAGTACAGGAGAATCTAGGGAAAGAAGAATGTAAGACAATGAATTCTCATTcttaagtgccttacccattgctGTGATAAGAGCTTCGCAGCTAGCACATGTGATAGCATTTGGGcttgaattaaatatataaacagcTCCTTAGAACAGTGAGTCAAGTAACATTGTAATTCCACTTGAGAAGATACTTCAGAAGCTGTGGCTGAAAACAGAAAAGTGTCTCCATCTATGTACTCTTCATATGTTTTCTTTCAATCTGTTTAGGAGAACTGTGAACTTGGATA from Sorex araneus isolate mSorAra2 chromosome 4, mSorAra2.pri, whole genome shotgun sequence includes these protein-coding regions:
- the LOC105943277 gene encoding small ubiquitin-related modifier 2-like; amino-acid sequence: MGKALKNENSLSYILLSLDSPVLTSASLRESDKKPKEGIKTENNDHVNLKMAGQDGSVVQLKSKRHTPLSKLMKAHGEQQGLHTTMLEMEDVDTIDVFQQQTGRIYLKREPATLL